In the Aquimarina spinulae genome, GCTCGGCTGCAGCCCAGGTTGTAGGTGAATTATCAGGAAATATCGCATCTCTTGATGCTTCAGGAAGAAGTTCTATAAATTCTCCCAGATCTACTTCCAGAAGAAGCGTAACTCGAGCCAGAAGCTTTAAGGCTTTAAAAGGCTTTCGTAGAGTTGGCGGTGTACTGATCGGACAGGCCCCTACCAATACCGGAAAAACCGATGTTAACTTTACAGATATCAATTGGAAAACTAAGGGCAAAAAACTAGAGATATATCTAAAAAGAGTAGATGGTAAAGTACTATTTGCTGGCAGCTATGATAAAGATATTGTACAACAGGCCTTAAGTTATGTTGCCGATGGGAGACCCATAGCTGTAACCATGGTACAGGCCAATCCTTTACCATTTTTTAAAATATTATTGCACCCTTCACTGGTAAATACAGATTTAGGCTGTAAAGCAATTGGACTAGACAAGTTCGTAGATAAACATGCAGGAGCCAATTCTAATACTCAAATTGAAAAAGCATTAAAATCCTATGATTACCAGAAACTCTTATACCACTATATAAGTTTGCAAATCATTACTATGCAAAATCAAGAAGCGAGACTTGCACTATATGACAACATAATCGAGCTTGAAAAAATGCTACGAAGTGAGTGGACAAACATCTATACGATGCTATCTGATGGGAAAATCTTAAATGATCCCAATCTATCTTGTATGAAAAACAAGCCCAAGTATTTTAACCAAAATGTTGTGCAATTAATTCAAACAGCTGTTGAAAAATCGAATGGAAACTTTTTTATGTTTAAGTACTATGTAAGGCAGAATGATATCGATAGTAACTCAGAATCTCTTATTTTATGTAAAACAGAACTTTGGTCGGGAGTTCGCGAACTCCCATACAAAGTAGACAAGGAACTTTCTTTTTTAAGACCTCAAGACACTAAGAATGCTCGATTCTTCCCTCTTAGTTTTATTTGTCAAATCGCTTATAATCCAATATCAAAAGATAACTCACGAGATGAAGATATTATAGACCCCTGGGAATTTCCTCAACTCAAAGCTTCGGGAACTATCGAACGGATGGTTTGGAATGGAGTTCAATATGATTTTTCGGATCGTATTGTATTAAGGCGGATGCAGTCTTTTTCGTTAGTTCAACGATTATTTAGAGTTATCTTAAACGGAGATCTGGGAAATTCTTTTCCTGTAGAAAAACTAGCTATCCTGGCAGAAGAAACACAACATAACATCAAAACTTTACCCACTCCTACCTGGAACTCAAGTGGAATGACATGGGAAATTGCAAAACAGTTATACTATAACAATGCGAATGCCGAGGAATTAAAAAATTTAAAACAATTATGGTATGCCCAAGAAGCTAGTGCCTATAAAAATAAGTTTCCTTGTAATTAATAAACAGCTTGCTTAATAATAAACTCGGTTATTATAGAGACCTAATAACTGAGTTTATATATATAAAACTACAAAAGGACATAGACATAATATCAGGACGATAACTATCTAAAAACAAAAACACAAGTCCAATGAATTTTGATACCGCAAGAAAATTAATTATCAATAACAAGATAGAAGAAGCTTTACAGGTTTTGTTGGATAAAGGTAACCCTGAAATAAAAAACAAAATTACGCTACTAGGGTCTCAATACAAGGCCTGGGAAAGTAAAGATGTTATGGATATTGGAGCTCCTATCGAAGAACGTAACCGAATTGTATACGAAATTCTTACTTTGACCACCGAGGCTGAAAAAACAACGGTTACGGGCCAAAAACTTAAAAAATTAAAAAATCTTGCTACAGTAGAAAAAGAACTCTCTGCAACTTTTGAAAAGATATCATCATTACGCAGTAAAGGGGCAATCGATCTTTTTATGGAATGGTTTAGAAAAACTAATCCAGAAGCTTATAATGCTGTATTAATCGAAGAAAAAAACCTCGGAAAAGCGACCAACCTTAATACTATTCTTTCCGCTTTAAATCTAAACGAATTTATCCTTGAATATGGGCTTAATGCACCAGCAGATCAAATACAGGAGTATATTTCCAGAAAAAATGATGAAATTCCTAAGTTTTTCCATGGTTGGATGGACTATAATAAACAGAAGAATTACAAAACAAAAACACTGGTTAATGCTATCCCAGAAAAATTCAAAAAACATAAGATGTTATTATCTGGCGTGCTTGGCAGTTTTACAGGTACACTTGCATTTAACATCATTGAAAACTATCTGAATGACATTTCAGAGGATGACGGGCCTGAAGAATCAGGAATGGACGATGACGATGATGATTAGTTGGTGATCATTATAATTGAATACTTTGTATGCATTACACTACATAAACATGTACAAATTAGATGACGAGCACGAATAGCTTAACATTATTTTCTCATGATTTTTGACAAAACAGCATCAAAAAAGGTAATATAGTATCATATTTAGCTAACTTATAGTGCAAAATCCATACGATATCACTATATCTTTGAGAAATCACCAAATTAGATATCTCTTTAAAATTAAACTTCCGATTAATGATACATTGTAATACGATCAAAAAGATTTGCTGCATATTCTTTGTTATACTAAATGTAAGCATCTTATCTGCTCAACAATCAAAACTTTCACTAGAACAAATCTTTAGTAGCAGAGATTTTTCTTCAGAACGATCAAAAGCCTTAAAATGGTTTGAAGGAGGGGATTCCTATACCACATTAGTAGCTTCTTCAGAAAACAAAGGGTATTATGATATTATTAAAACAGATACCAAAACAGGAGAGCAAAGTATTTTAATTCCAGCAAAATGGATGATTCCTGAAGGAAAAAATACTCCGCTTCGTATAGAAAATTATGCATGGTCTACCGATAAAAATAAAGTCTTATTCTTCACCAACTCTTCGAGAGTATGGAGATATAACACCAAAGGAGATTATTGGGTATTAGACTTAAAAACAAAAAAACTGACCAAACTGGGGGGTGCAAAAGCAAAATCATCTTCGCTTATGTTTGCCAAGTTTTCACCAGATGGAAATAAGGTAGGATATGTAAGAGAACACAATATTTATGTCGAATCACTTACCGATAGAAATATCACTGCATTAACAACAGACGGAACAGATAAGATCATTAACGGAACTTTTGATTGGGCATATGAAGAAGAATTCTCATGTAGAGATGGTTTTAGATGGAGTCCTGATGGTAATAAGATTGCATACTGGAGGGTCAATGCCAGTAAGATTAAGAATTTTCTTATGATCAATACTACAGATTCTATCTATTCGTATACGATACCGGTACAATATCCTAAAGCAGGAGAAAAACCATCTGAAGCAAAAGTTGGAGTCGTTAATGCATCGGGAGGAGTTACAACCTGGATGAAATTACCAGGAGATGCCAGCAACCAATATATTCCCAGGATGATTTGGAAACCAGATTCTAAATCATTGCTTCTGCAACACCTCAACAGGGCACAAAATCATAATAAAGTAACACTTTGCAATGCTTTGGATGGAAATACTCAGGTAATTTATGAAGATAAAGAAACGGCCTGGTTAGAAGCGGTAGATGATTTTAAATATCTAGAGGACGCCAGTACATTTACCTGGGTAAGTGAAAAAAGCGGATGGAAAGCTCTTTACCTTGTTAAAGATGGTAATGAAACCCAGATATCTCCTACCGATTCAGATATGATTAATATTGAATTAATCGACGAAAAAAATGGATGGTTATACTATATGGCAAGTCCAGAAAATGCTACACAAAGATACTTGTATAGAACCAAACTCAATAAAAAGGGAAAAGCAGAAAGGCTATCACCCAAAGATCAACCGGGAACCCATCGATATCGTATTGCTCCAAACGGAAAATTCGCTCAGCATACCTATTCTAAATCTGGCTTTCCTCCTACTACCGATATTATTTCTTTACCCGATCACAAAGTGATTAAAACTTTGGTCTCTAACCAAAAACTAAAAAAACAAATAACAGCTATAGATCATAATCCACAAGAGTTTTTTAAAATCTCATTAGATGATGGTACATCACTAGATGCCTATATGATCAAACCTCTAGGATTTGACCCATCAAAAAAATACCCTGTGTTATTTCATGTATATGGCGAACCTTGGTCTCAAACCGTATTAGATTCCTGGGGCGGAAGTAACTATTTATGGCATACCATGCTATCCCAGCAAGGGTATATTGTAATGAGCATTGATAACCGAGGCACTCCTGGTCCTAAGGGAAGAGAATGGAGAAAATGTGTGTATGGACAAATTGGTGTTCTTTCTTCTTCAGACCAGGCTCAAGGAACAAAAAAAATTATTGAAATGTTTAATTTTGTCGACCCTGATCGCATTGGTATCTGGGGATGGAGCGGTGGTGGTTCTATGACCCTTAATGCTTTATTCAGGTATCCCGAAATTTATAAAATGGGAATGGCAGTAGCCCCTGTATCCGATCAAAGATTATATGATAATATCTACCAGGAGCGATATTCGGGAATACCACAACTCATGCCCGAAAGTTATGAAAAAGGATCCCCGGTTAATTTTGCCAAAAATCTTAAAGGAGATTTATTACTGATTCACGGGACAGGAGATGATAATGTTCATTATCAAAGTATAGAAGTACTGGCTAATGAACTTATTCGTCATAATAAAATATTCTCTATGGTATCATATCCTAACCGATCTCATGGTATATACGAAGGAGAAAACACCTCCAGACATTTACGAGAAACACTAACCCATTATCTTAAGACAAATTTACCAGGTGGAGGAAAATAGAGAGCTGTATTCGGTTTACATCATCACGCTCAACATAAGCTAAACTATTATAAGGCATAATAATTATTCTAAAATAGATGTACTGTAAGTATATGTCGCTTGTATATATTTGCATTAATTAAGGTAGTACTAACTATTTTTTACTCATAAAAATGATCGAGTTCGAACAGTTATTTAAAGGCTTGAATATTGTAGAAGAAAAACTGCAAGAACATATTCTTAAAGAAGGGGTACTACAAACAGTACCAAAGGACACCTTTATTGTAGAGCAGGATAAATATATCAAGTGGTTAGCTATTGTAATTTCGGGAAAAGTAAGAGTTTGGCAAGAAAATGAAGAGCGCCAAATTTTATTGTATTATGTAAATCCGATCCAGACCTGTGTATTGTCGTTGTCTGCTACGTTTAGGGATTGTAAAAGCCTTGTGCATGCCAAAACAGAAATAGAAACTACACTTATTAAAATTCCGGTGCGTTTTGTATCCGAATGGAGTTTTATGTTTAAATCCTGGAATACCTTTACCACTAACTCTTTCATTATAAGTTATGAAGATTTACTACTTTCTTATAAAGACCTGGCCTTTAAAAAAATAAATGAAAGATTAATAGACTACTTAAGATCCGAAGCTAATAGAAATAATTCCTCAATCATACAGATTTCACACCAACAATTAGCCAAAGAAGTGGGTACTACCCGAGAAGTAGTTTCAAAAATCTTAAAGCAATATGAATTGGATCATATTGTAAAACTACAATTCAAGAAAATAGAACTTCTTTCCTAACATCTTCAGAAAAAAATAAAATGTATTAGGCCACTTGTATCAAAAGGTACAAGTTTAAGGCTGTTTCCACATATACATTTGTGCCATAAGTAATACGCTAAAAATTTATGAAACGAAAATTAAAATTAGTTGCTGTTTTCCTAATCGGAATAGTAACATTTAGCAATGGTGCAAACAACAATGTAAACGCAAAAAAAGGTAACATTATGGAAACAAAAAAAGAAATTTATGTATTGGTACACTCTGCCTGGCTAGGTGCCTGGCAATGGGAAAATGTATCTTCAAAATTAAGAAATGAAGGGCATATTGTAATTACCCCGGATCTTCCCGGGCACGGAAATGATAAAACACCTCCTGCCACAATTACAATGACAGATTATGTAAAAGCAATTACTAATATTCTTGACAAGCAAGAGCAACCTGTAATATTGGTTGGGCACAGTTTTAATGGTATTACAGTGAGTAGGGTTGCAGAAGTACGACCCCGAAAAGTAAAAAGCATTGTCTACCTCTCTGCATTTTTATTGCCCAACGGAGGTTCTTTTTTTGATGCAGCCCAAGGAGTAGAAGGTTCGGTAGCTGTAGATAATTTCTACCTCTCTGAAGATAAAACCTATGCTCTGGTAGATGAGAGTGAAATTCAAAATGCCTTTGCTCATGATATCCCTAAAAAAGCTTTTGACGGAGCTAAACCCTATATTGTTCCTGAACCCTCTGCCCCGCTAATGTATGAGTTAGAAGTTACAGATGGTAACTTTGGGCGAATCCCAAAGTACTATATAGAATGTACAGAAGATCGCGCTATACCCATCGAAGTGCAAAGAGCAATGTATAAAGGAAAAGTAAAAAAAATATTTACTTTACGCTCTAGTCATACTCCGAATTTCTCTCAACCAGAAAACCTGGCCAATATTCTTTTAAAAATTAAAGACGAAGAATAAAAGTCTCTAAAGATATAGAAAGCGCAAATCATTAAGGTTTGCGCTTTTAATCGTTAAATTAATGATGTCATAAATCGGTAAGGTTTTAAAACCATTAATGACTACTTTTATCATCGCTCAGAATTGACTTTCAGATACGGTATAAATTAGAAATATCAGTATCATGAAACTTTGAAAAACTACTCTTAAAAACGAAAACATATTCAGATTATGTTAGATCACGTATTTCAAAAACTACACATATCAGAAGAAGAACTCAAAAAAGAGCTTCGGGAAAAAACTTCTATTTCAAAGCATCAAAAAGGTGAGTTTCTAATAAAGGAAAATAAATATATCAAAGTTCTGAAAATTGTAATCAGCGGAAAAGTTAGAGTGTATCAGGAAAATGAAGAGCGGGAAATCCTTATTTACTATTTGGGGGATATGGAAACGTGTACCCTCTCTTTATCTGCCTGTTTTGAAGATTGCAAAAGTACCGTTAATGCTATTGTTGAAGAAGAATCAATGGTATTAAATATCCCTGTGAGATTTGTAAACGATTGGTGTTTCACATATAAATCCTGGAATCGATTTACCATAAATACATTTAGAGATAGCTACAACGTACTTATTAATAACTACTCAAAACTTGCTTTTAACCCCCTTAGAGAACGTTTACTCGAATATTTAATGTTAGAATCTGACAATGCTGTTTTACAAAGATCGCATCAACAATTAGCTAGAGAATTGGCCACTACAAGAGAAGTAATTTCGAGGCTTTTAAAAAAATTAGAAACAGAGGGAATCGTTACATTAGGAAAACAAGAAATTAGAATTCTAAAAAAAGATACCTAGTGTGATAAAAGTCACAAGTATGGCATGCATTCTACTGCTTTCTTTGTACTTAGAATTTTAAAAAATAAACAAATGAAAGTAGCAAAAACAATAGCACTATGTTTGATTCTGGTTATTTCTATTGCCTGGATACAACATAAGCCAACCGAAAAAAAGGAAATTGTAAAACAATCCTATGTAGAACATTCTCCTACAGCACATCACGAAATAGCATTAGAAGTACTTAATGCCAGTAAAGAATGGATAGCAGCATTTAATGAAGGAAAAAGTAATATCTGCATTGAGGGCTATGATACAAAAGCCGTGATGAGTGCCCAACCCTTTGGTATAAAAAAAGGAACTCAGGAAATAAAAGATTTCTGGCAACCTTTTATAAAATCAGGAGCGACAAATTTAATTTATACAGATCTAAGTATCGAAGTCGTTAATACAACAACTGTATTATTATCTGCAAATTGGAGCATGAATATAGGAAGAGGTGTTATTTTTCAAGAAAAGTGGGAGAAAAAAAATGGTAAGTGGGTGCTCACTTATGATGATTTTGAAGTATTAGAACAATTTAAAACACCTACAGAAAATAAAACAAATCCTATTGCAAGTCATCAAATGCTAGAAGCTGTGATCAGAACATCTATAAAAATCACTAGAGGGTTTAACACACAAAATACAGAAACATTTACAAATGGGTATCTTAAGAATGCTACGATGAATGCCATTCCTATGGCCAAATTATTACATGGTAAACCTAAGATTACTCAGTTTTGGGAAAAATTAATTACCTCTGGTGCAAAAAACCTAACCTACCACAACCCCACATTTAGTGTAGTTTCTCCAAATGGAGTTAACATCTCTTCAGATTGGTCTATGAATATCGGGGAAGGAAAAATTTACCAGGAGAAATGGGTAAAAAAAGATGATGCATGGATGCTTAGCTATGACGAATTTCAAGTTTTAAAAATGTATTAATTCACCATCTGTTATTATTTTTTTAAGCCTGTAGCATGCTACAGGCTTAAAATTTATTGCAAATATAGCTTAATCATCCTTGGACAACCACGTTTGTAACTTGTCATAGATTTTTCTTTGATCTTCTTTTGAGAAATTTTTAATCCTGGTACTATGACTTCCTTTGGGCAATACCATTTTTAAGGCATTTACATGAGGTTTTGGAGTAGGTGAACACGCTCCCCAGGGGTCATACTCTCCATAAATGTAAATAATATGATCTCCTTCATTCTCTACATAATTCCTAACTTTCTTAATATAATCCTTATCATATACCATAAGAACATTTTTTGGAGCAAATCTCATATTAGTTGGTTGTTTTACCACTTTAATTAAATCCTGTACGGGAGTACTATCAAATCCGTAATATCCAAGTTCTATCATATGTTGATAATAAGAAGGTAACAGGTTGTGATATGTTTTATCATTATAGAAGCTAATTCCTACCACTTTATTAAGATAAGTAAACAAGGTCGCAGCATCGGCATTCCCATTAGGGATTTCATCACACTTACCTCCCCACTGCCAGAAAGAAAAAGGAAATTCTAATACTGCATATTCAAGAGCCTCTTCTGAGGGTACTTTTGTAAAACTCATTTTCTTTTTTCTCGAATGCTGATCAATTTCTTTCAAAAGAGCCTCTCTTTGAGTCAACAATAACCGTTGAAAATTAGTAATCTTAGTTCTGCACTCTTTGCTTCCAACAGTAGCAATATGTTCTTCTGTTCTTGGGTCTTCTCGAGTATTAATCAAAGGAGCAACATAAGAAACTGCAGCATCCATATCTTTTGGGTACTGCGATTTATAAATCAATACGGTCTCCCCTCCTTTACTTATTCCTGTAGAAATCCATTTGTTGGTATATATTTTTTTAAGTTTGGTAACCAGAAGATGATAATCCTGAATAGCCTGATCATTAGTCAAATACTTCCATGGAATTGGATTAGGTCTTGATTTTCCATAAAACCGATATTCTACCATAACCTGATTTGCCTTTAACAGGGTACTCAACTCATATGTTCGATGTTTTGCAGAATACCCTTCGGTAACTAATACTGTGGGCTGCGAATAATCAGAATGAGAGATATATACATAATGATCAAAAGTTCCTGCATCTGGATTGTTGTGATCTAATGGCTGTTTTAATATCAATCGGTACGATTCTGTAAAATGATCATTCACCTGTATTGCACTTATATCTGCCGTAGGGAACAAATTCCTTAATTTTTGCTCAAAAGATATCTCAGTGGTAGGTGGTAACGAACTTTTACAAGAAAAAAGAGAAAGATTAACAAGAAGTAATACTAATATATACTTAGTTCGATTCATAAAATAAATAATTTTTAATATTTTAAAGATAGCTTAAAAGGGCACTGATTTAATGATACTATATTACCTAAGAATGGTATCATTTTAATAAGATTTGAGTTAGTATGTCATTACGAATTGGGATTTGTTTACATTTATAACCTATGGATACAATTGTTCAGATCAATACCGATTTTATTGAAAACAACACGAATTTTAATGAGCTAATTGCTGAATTGAAAAACAAATTTGCATCAAATTCTATTCTGGTGCCCATGCGTCATCATCATGATTTCCCAAACCCTGTGGTTCAGGAAGATTCTACACTATTGTTGATGCCGGCCTGGAATCCTGGTAAAGAAGCAGGAGTAAAAATCGTAACGGTAAGTCCAAAAAATAGTCAGTTTGATCTACCTTCGATCCAAGGTACATATTTATATATGGATGCCATCAAGGGTACCATAAAAGCTATAATGGAAGCAAAAAGTTTAACCGTAAAACGAACAGCTTCGGCATCTGCCCTGGCATCATCGTATTTATCTAAAACTGATGCTTCTTCCTTATTAATGATTGGAACAGGAGCGCTCTCTACGAATTTAATTAAAGCCCACGCCAGCATAAGGCCCATTAAAACAGTCTATATCTGGGGAAGGAATTATGAAAAAGCTAAAAAAATATCAATTGAATTAGAAGGAGAAAGTTTTGATATCCATGCTATACCTACAATCGAAGAAAAAATTTCTGAAGTAGATATTGTATCCTGCGCAACATTATCCAAAACTCCTTTGGTTTTGGGTAAATACTTAAAAACCGGGCAGCATGTAGATTTGGTTGGAGCTTACAAAAAAGATATGCGCGAAGCTGATAATGAAAGCATAAAAAAAGCTACGGTCTTTGTAGACACTTATCAAGGAGGGCTTAAAGAAAGTGGAGATATTGTTATTCCTCTTAAAGAAGGTATTCTAAAAGAAGAAGACATCAAAGCTGATTTATTCGAACTCTGCTCTGAGACTAAGCAAGGAAGAACCAGTGATAGTGAAATAACTGTTTTTAAATCTGTAGGGCATGCCCTCGAAGATTTAGCAGCAGCTACCTATTATTATAATCAATATACACATGAGTAAAACATATCTAAACATTCTAAAAAATACTGATTTCAACCCAAAAAAAGATTGGTTACAAATCAAAACCATCGATATGCATACAGGAGGAGAACCACTTCGAGTGATTATTGATGGGTTTCCCGAACTGAAAGGAAATTCGGTATTAGAATACAGAAGATATTGTAAAGAGCATTATGATCACTTACGTACCTCACTTATGTTTGAACCTCGTGGTCATGCCGATATGTACGGATGTATCCTACTCCCTCCTAATGATGATGATGGGGATTTTGGCATTTTGTTTATACACAACGAAGGATATAGTACTATGTGCGGTCATGCTATTATTGCGATTTCTACATTGGCTGTAGAAATGAACTGGATCGATTATCAAGAAGGAGATAATGCGATAAAAATTGATGCTCCCTGTGGTCGAATCATCTCTTATACGCAAGTAAAAAATGGAAAAGTGACCGGAGTTCGTTTTCATTGCGTTCCCAGTTTTGT is a window encoding:
- a CDS encoding ornithine cyclodeaminase family protein: MDTIVQINTDFIENNTNFNELIAELKNKFASNSILVPMRHHHDFPNPVVQEDSTLLLMPAWNPGKEAGVKIVTVSPKNSQFDLPSIQGTYLYMDAIKGTIKAIMEAKSLTVKRTASASALASSYLSKTDASSLLMIGTGALSTNLIKAHASIRPIKTVYIWGRNYEKAKKISIELEGESFDIHAIPTIEEKISEVDIVSCATLSKTPLVLGKYLKTGQHVDLVGAYKKDMREADNESIKKATVFVDTYQGGLKESGDIVIPLKEGILKEEDIKADLFELCSETKQGRTSDSEITVFKSVGHALEDLAAATYYYNQYTHE
- a CDS encoding S28 family serine protease, translated to MNRTKYILVLLLVNLSLFSCKSSLPPTTEISFEQKLRNLFPTADISAIQVNDHFTESYRLILKQPLDHNNPDAGTFDHYVYISHSDYSQPTVLVTEGYSAKHRTYELSTLLKANQVMVEYRFYGKSRPNPIPWKYLTNDQAIQDYHLLVTKLKKIYTNKWISTGISKGGETVLIYKSQYPKDMDAAVSYVAPLINTREDPRTEEHIATVGSKECRTKITNFQRLLLTQREALLKEIDQHSRKKKMSFTKVPSEEALEYAVLEFPFSFWQWGGKCDEIPNGNADAATLFTYLNKVVGISFYNDKTYHNLLPSYYQHMIELGYYGFDSTPVQDLIKVVKQPTNMRFAPKNVLMVYDKDYIKKVRNYVENEGDHIIYIYGEYDPWGACSPTPKPHVNALKMVLPKGSHSTRIKNFSKEDQRKIYDKLQTWLSKDD
- a CDS encoding S9 family peptidase; the encoded protein is MIHCNTIKKICCIFFVILNVSILSAQQSKLSLEQIFSSRDFSSERSKALKWFEGGDSYTTLVASSENKGYYDIIKTDTKTGEQSILIPAKWMIPEGKNTPLRIENYAWSTDKNKVLFFTNSSRVWRYNTKGDYWVLDLKTKKLTKLGGAKAKSSSLMFAKFSPDGNKVGYVREHNIYVESLTDRNITALTTDGTDKIINGTFDWAYEEEFSCRDGFRWSPDGNKIAYWRVNASKIKNFLMINTTDSIYSYTIPVQYPKAGEKPSEAKVGVVNASGGVTTWMKLPGDASNQYIPRMIWKPDSKSLLLQHLNRAQNHNKVTLCNALDGNTQVIYEDKETAWLEAVDDFKYLEDASTFTWVSEKSGWKALYLVKDGNETQISPTDSDMINIELIDEKNGWLYYMASPENATQRYLYRTKLNKKGKAERLSPKDQPGTHRYRIAPNGKFAQHTYSKSGFPPTTDIISLPDHKVIKTLVSNQKLKKQITAIDHNPQEFFKISLDDGTSLDAYMIKPLGFDPSKKYPVLFHVYGEPWSQTVLDSWGGSNYLWHTMLSQQGYIVMSIDNRGTPGPKGREWRKCVYGQIGVLSSSDQAQGTKKIIEMFNFVDPDRIGIWGWSGGGSMTLNALFRYPEIYKMGMAVAPVSDQRLYDNIYQERYSGIPQLMPESYEKGSPVNFAKNLKGDLLLIHGTGDDNVHYQSIEVLANELIRHNKIFSMVSYPNRSHGIYEGENTSRHLRETLTHYLKTNLPGGGK
- a CDS encoding alpha/beta hydrolase encodes the protein MKRKLKLVAVFLIGIVTFSNGANNNVNAKKGNIMETKKEIYVLVHSAWLGAWQWENVSSKLRNEGHIVITPDLPGHGNDKTPPATITMTDYVKAITNILDKQEQPVILVGHSFNGITVSRVAEVRPRKVKSIVYLSAFLLPNGGSFFDAAQGVEGSVAVDNFYLSEDKTYALVDESEIQNAFAHDIPKKAFDGAKPYIVPEPSAPLMYELEVTDGNFGRIPKYYIECTEDRAIPIEVQRAMYKGKVKKIFTLRSSHTPNFSQPENLANILLKIKDEE
- a CDS encoding Crp/Fnr family transcriptional regulator; amino-acid sequence: MIEFEQLFKGLNIVEEKLQEHILKEGVLQTVPKDTFIVEQDKYIKWLAIVISGKVRVWQENEERQILLYYVNPIQTCVLSLSATFRDCKSLVHAKTEIETTLIKIPVRFVSEWSFMFKSWNTFTTNSFIISYEDLLLSYKDLAFKKINERLIDYLRSEANRNNSSIIQISHQQLAKEVGTTREVVSKILKQYELDHIVKLQFKKIELLS
- a CDS encoding Crp/Fnr family transcriptional regulator, whose product is MLDHVFQKLHISEEELKKELREKTSISKHQKGEFLIKENKYIKVLKIVISGKVRVYQENEEREILIYYLGDMETCTLSLSACFEDCKSTVNAIVEEESMVLNIPVRFVNDWCFTYKSWNRFTINTFRDSYNVLINNYSKLAFNPLRERLLEYLMLESDNAVLQRSHQQLARELATTREVISRLLKKLETEGIVTLGKQEIRILKKDT